Sequence from the Clostridium botulinum genome:
TGCTTCTTCCAATATATCATCTATAATTTCTTTTTCATATTTTCCATTTATAAGCAAACTCATTTTATGAAGAAATTTAATTTCATCATAAACATAAACACTCTTATCTTCATATAATTTATTTCCAATATTAAGAGCATTCACACCGTCAATTAATGAATTTATTATGGCATTATGAACTCTTCCAACTCCAATTTTTATTGATAATTCTTGTATTTTATCATAAAATTTGATTATTTTATTATTAGTTATTCTTTCACTTTTTAACAACAAAGCTATTTTATTTGAAGATATATTTATACTATATTCATTTTCTTTTAGATTCTTATCTATAAATTTATTAACCTCATTTAATTTAGATTTATCATATTCAACTATTATAACAAACCTTTTTATTCTAATATCTATTTCTAACGACATTCCTCTTTGAACAAATTCCTCAGTGTATTCTTCATTAATATTTAGCCATTCATAAATAAATTCTTCAATTAGTTTCTGCTTTATTATATGCTGATTTAAGGTATATTCCTGAGATATTAATAATTCAGCTGTTATGCTAACTATTTTTCCAAATGGACTAACTATTTTAGGTTCTCCAGTTATACCTATTACCCCCATAATTTTATTTCTAAAAAGTATAGGTATATTAACACCGGCTTTTGCGTATTCATAATCTTTAAAAATCTCAACTGTTTTTTTATTTTTTAAAGCATTTAACGCCCCTTCATGCAAACTTCCTATTCTAGATACGTCTCCGCTTCCAATAATTATTCCATCTTCGTCCATTATATTTACATTGTAAGGAATAACTTCCATAACCTTATTCACTATACTCTGTGCTAATTCTTTGCTTAACATAAACTTCCTCCAAACTAAAGT
This genomic interval carries:
- a CDS encoding CdaR family transcriptional regulator produces the protein MLSKELAQSIVNKVMEVIPYNVNIMDEDGIIIGSGDVSRIGSLHEGALNALKNKKTVEIFKDYEYAKAGVNIPILFRNKIMGVIGITGEPKIVSPFGKIVSITAELLISQEYTLNQHIIKQKLIEEFIYEWLNINEEYTEEFVQRGMSLEIDIRIKRFVIIVEYDKSKLNEVNKFIDKNLKENEYSINISSNKIALLLKSERITNNKIIKFYDKIQELSIKIGVGRVHNAIINSLIDGVNALNIGNKLYEDKSVYVYDEIKFLHKMSLLINGKYEKEIIDDILEEAMGKELLETFLIYMKNNGERAKTANEIHIHRNTLNYRLEKIEEVTGLKFNDYLDLFQLITAYVGYKLYY